The nucleotide window GAGGTCCTTGGGcaggtgagaaaggtgagagagaaaagacgctGGAGGGTCCTGGGATACGAAGCCACAAAAACAGACCAGCCCTGCGTCCTTATCGTCTACGGTCCGGCACACGTATATAAGCGCCGCGCCACACCAGGACCCATAGCAGTTTCGGTGCAGGTACTGGAGCGAGAGCAAACAATATGGTCTCTAAGGTGGGTCGGTGAGATGCCCTTCCTTGTTACAGTGGTTGGTGGTTGCCTTGTGCTGTCCTGTGAAGTGACTTaccggtattttttttttttttgtttatttatttatatatatatatatatatatatatatatatatatatatatatatatattatatatatatatatatatatatatatatatatatatatatatatatatatattttttttttatctactattGTGATTTGTTTCGGAGTTGGACTGTGGACGATTTCGGAACGTTTTGAAATGTTTGTGGTACATCGAAATTTAGAAGTGCGTACCAACTCCTCcacgattttttatttttatttttttcatttttatttttttctgtaatttttttttttttaagtttgtgcTTCTCCCGTCAGTTGtttataaaaaaagtgaaaagtacAGTACCTTACTACAAAAGAAGTACTGCTTCTGTGTACTTCTATCATTTAAAATCTTAGTGACTTACAAAGGACCTGTGCAAAGTTCTCATCTTGCTACAAAGTACTACCTTGTAGCAAAAGTTTTATCTTGCTTTATCTGAATCACTTGATAATTTCTAACACTGACACAAGCAAAGTGTGAAAAATACTTTGGTATATAAGTGTACCATCTCGTCACAAAAGCACCGCACTGCTAAGCAGCACTCCTCTGCTGTACCTGGTAACCTTTGGTCGTCAGGAAACGGGTCAAGTTCGCTCAAGGATCGCTACGCAAGTGTGAATCTAAATACCACGTTCTCTCTTTCCACTAACTTGGGGAAACAGACttgaacaaaacaaaagtaaatataaacacCACGTTCTATCTACTAACTTGAGAAAGTAAACTTAAAACTAAAGCAAATCTAAAAACcacattctctcttttctactaAAATAAACTTAACAAAAACTAAAATCCAAAACGTCAAGTGCACTCTTTCTACCTTAACAACTCACAATTACCTGCAACAACCACACGTTCACTTCATCAACTCACCAagacacaaccaccatcactacaagcAAGTCTGGAATCAATATGTACAAGTTCACTTTTTTACGCTTACTTCAACAAACAAGGCGTCGCTTTTTGCCAGGTCATCTTCctgctggtggcggcggcggctgtggcggtggtggcagacGAGCGACCAGTTTATTCTTATGAACCCGCATCGTCAGAGGTGAGTACAGATGCGCGGTGTGTGAATGGCGGGGTGACTCATggtggtgggaagaggaggaggaggaggaggaggaggaagatgaggaggagagtatGAGGATGGTAAGTAGTAgatgagaaaatataaatgagaaaatgaataagtagTGAGCTCAAGtaaacattatcattatcatcattatattatCAGCGGTATAATTAGCCGACAAGATTCCACAGCGAGACAAGTATAAATAAGATAAAGCAAAGCAGGGTACGTCAAGGAAAGCAAGACAGACACTCCCCAAGGTCTTCCATGTGCTTTCTAATGATATACAATTCGGTCATTTTCAGGAATCCGACGAGTCTGAGGAATCCTTCGAATCCTACGAATCCTATGAGTCCACAGAGGCCAAGTACAACTTCAACTGGGCCGTGAATGACGCGCCATCCAACAACGACTTCGGCCAGGAGGAGGCCCGCGACAACGACGACACCAAGGGCTCCTACTACGTGCAGCTCCCCGACGGCCGCCTGCAGAAGGTGACCTACTACGTGGACGGCGACTCAGGCTACATCGCTGAGGTCACCTATGAGGGCGAGGCTCACTACCCAGAGTCCGTTGAGTCCTACGAGTCCGTTGAGTCCTACGAGTCCGCTGAGTCATCTGAGGAGGACTCTTATGAAAGACGCTAAGTCCCCGCGGCCTCCAAGGGACTCGGGACTCTCAGGACACCAGCTCACCAGTGAAGGAAAAGACACTATCTTATAAATCTTTGGTTCTTTCTACAGTATCAGCTTTCTGTCGATCATCACGAAGGCTCAGGACTCTCCACGTCACAGCTTTACTCTCGTGCTCTTACTAATTCATCCTTGTAtttattgatgtatttatttGCTTCGTGAGAATAAATCGGCATCTCGATGCCACGTGCAATAATACTTGCTTCTTTTTCTGTATGTTTCCACGCTCCACGAGTCACTCACACTGAGTGGATTCCATTGTTCCCAGTGGTTGTTGCTCCACTAACAAGGTCAaaagggagtaaaaaaaaaaaaaaacatctgagTCAAAATAATTCAATACAATGAAATTAGTTGATTATCTCTTCATTTTGGCGCCGCAACAATGACGTCATCTGGCGCCATCAGCAAGGTGGAGTGTGGCGGTGGGAGGAAACACGGGAACGCCATGAACGAGTGAAGTGTTTCCTCTCAGCACTCACTCCACTCACTTATCTTATCCACGCAGCAGTTCAGTAAATAAGTAATACATAATTTTTCTAACCTCTTGATTTCCTCCAACACGAAGAAGTATGACACAATGAAGAGTTATGCGTAGCCATTTATTACTGATTGGTACATGTTGatgcatataaataaatagaatgatgAAGATGACTTGTAGAGAAATCGTCCTTAGACGAACAGTAGTGTCGGGTCAAGGCGAGGTCAAAATGAGATCTGGGTTTATTTGGATCCGTAGTAACGGAAGGA belongs to Scylla paramamosain isolate STU-SP2022 chromosome 29, ASM3559412v1, whole genome shotgun sequence and includes:
- the LOC135115245 gene encoding pro-resilin-like, which translates into the protein MVSKVIFLLVAAAAVAVVADERPVYSYEPASSEESDESEESFESYESYESTEAKYNFNWAVNDAPSNNDFGQEEARDNDDTKGSYYVQLPDGRLQKVTYYVDGDSGYIAEVTYEGEAHYPESVESYESVESYESAESSEEDSYERR